The following proteins are co-located in the Calliphora vicina chromosome 2, idCalVici1.1, whole genome shotgun sequence genome:
- the mRpL13 gene encoding large ribosomal subunit protein uL13m produces MSIAKRVQQWATFARTWHIYDCTWQNPFDSAKLISRHLQGLQKPIYHPMNDCGDHVIVINTKEIALPGDEWVKRVYFHHTGYPGGASWTLAWQLHDKDPTMVMNKAVYNSMKGNLQRRHTMQRLHLFADDKVPEEILANVTNQIRAPREVPQRLDHIDKETLESFPSIMDYPKDYILR; encoded by the exons atgtCTATTGCAAAACGCGTACAG CAATGGGCTACATTCGCCAGAACATGGCACATTTATGATTGCACTTGGCAAAATCCATTCGATTCAGCCAAATTGATTTCCAGACACTTACAAGGCCTGCAAAAACCAATCTACCATCCAATGA ATGATTGCGGCGATCATGTCATTGTTATCAACACAAAAGAAATAGCTTTGCCTGGAGATGAATGGGTGAAACGTGTATACTTCCATCACACTGGCTATCCAGGGGGTGCCAGCTGGACTCTTGCATGGCAATTACATGATAAAGATCCCACTATGGTCATGAACAAAGCGGTCTACAATTCAATGAAGGGAAATCTTCAACGTCGTCACACTATGCAGCGACTTCATTTGTTTGCCGACGATAAAGTTCCTGAGGAAATTTTGGCAAATGTAACAAATCAAATTAGGGCACCACGTGAAGTGCCACAACGTTTGGATCACATCGATAAGGAAACTTTAGAAAGCTTCCCTTCAATTATGGATTATCCAAAAGATTATATTTTACGCTAA